One uncultured Pseudodesulfovibrio sp. genomic window carries:
- a CDS encoding chemotaxis protein CheX, with protein MDVELAKPFIKAAIDVLSTMAFIKPEVGKPYVKRNTVAAGDVSGMVGITGEKNGSVSLSFSKGCAVAIVKNMLGDEIEDIMQDVKDAVGELTNMISGQARAGLAERGLVFQGSTPTVVMGDNHTISHMAKAPIMAIPFKTKDGDFTIEFCFE; from the coding sequence ATGGACGTCGAATTGGCCAAGCCCTTCATCAAAGCCGCCATAGATGTCTTGTCCACCATGGCATTCATAAAACCCGAGGTGGGCAAGCCCTATGTCAAGCGTAACACCGTCGCCGCCGGCGACGTTTCAGGCATGGTCGGCATTACCGGAGAAAAGAACGGCAGCGTCTCGCTTTCCTTTTCCAAAGGGTGCGCCGTGGCCATCGTCAAGAACATGCTCGGCGACGAGATCGAAGACATCATGCAGGACGTCAAAGACGCCGTGGGCGAGTTGACGAACATGATTTCCGGCCAGGCGCGTGCCGGTCTGGCGGAACGCGGCCTGGTCTTCCAGGGCTCCACGCCCACCGTGGTCATGGGAGACAACCACACCATCTCGCACATGGCTAAGGCCCCGATCATGGCTATCCCCTTCAAGACCAAGGACGGGGATTTCACCATCGAGTTCTGCTTCGAATAG
- a CDS encoding HEAT repeat domain-containing protein, whose product MSPLENFRDKEFLDQITILNEISGSKDAEALDGLVALLKEPVGDTSIDYMVVNALNAVLSSNEEKVIEGLKDPHEGFNILCIRVAGEYGLKGAVTPLMDLAQAEEDLDRLMEILTSLARIGDEAAMPVFRQFLGHQDPFIQSSCIEALGKLGDEQSLEQFKKIIAESEADDRFEVCDITTWKAVDGLARNATEDTISFLVTTLHHKNPTVRRIITDALINVGTFCIPMLLDAFDSGDTDTKILAANVLGFLRDKSGADGLVAAFDKGLADDANVRYAVYEALGRIGTMKGIICLVDGLSETDELILMAVIGGLEQHINPGMIATLNKLIEAADEQSFLLAKAVINSRAIAIFDHLYENQGAGDILVDALAESRDPEILEEFRDALAEIGGIRAEQDLDRLPVLTVATRKALAADDSRSMCAMHRAILTDLGFDAFVASNGEEAYEFIEQGETFEVIITDMNMPVMDGMELVGKIRSTPGMEDVPIIMVTTESEASQQGLASKTGVTAFITKPFKPDDLKAKITEVTS is encoded by the coding sequence ATGTCACCACTAGAGAACTTCAGAGATAAGGAATTCCTGGATCAGATCACGATCCTCAACGAGATTTCCGGGAGCAAAGACGCCGAGGCCCTCGACGGCCTGGTCGCCCTGCTCAAAGAACCGGTCGGCGACACCTCTATCGACTACATGGTGGTCAACGCCCTGAACGCGGTGCTGTCCAGCAACGAAGAAAAAGTCATTGAGGGACTCAAGGATCCGCACGAAGGATTCAACATCCTGTGCATCCGCGTGGCCGGGGAATACGGTCTCAAGGGCGCGGTAACGCCCCTGATGGACCTGGCCCAGGCCGAAGAGGATCTCGACCGGCTGATGGAAATCCTGACCTCCCTGGCGCGCATCGGCGACGAAGCCGCAATGCCCGTATTCCGGCAGTTCCTGGGCCATCAGGATCCGTTCATCCAGTCTTCCTGCATCGAGGCGCTGGGCAAACTCGGCGACGAGCAGTCCCTCGAGCAGTTCAAGAAGATCATCGCCGAGAGCGAGGCGGACGACCGCTTCGAGGTCTGCGACATCACCACATGGAAGGCTGTGGACGGTCTGGCCCGCAACGCCACCGAGGACACCATCTCCTTCCTGGTCACCACCCTGCACCACAAGAACCCCACGGTGCGCCGAATCATCACCGACGCGCTGATCAACGTAGGCACGTTCTGCATACCCATGTTGCTGGACGCCTTCGATTCCGGGGATACGGACACCAAGATCCTGGCCGCCAACGTGCTGGGATTTTTGCGTGACAAGTCGGGTGCGGACGGTCTGGTGGCGGCTTTCGACAAGGGGTTGGCTGACGACGCCAACGTCCGGTACGCCGTATACGAGGCACTGGGCCGCATCGGCACCATGAAGGGCATCATCTGCCTCGTGGACGGCTTGTCCGAAACCGACGAACTGATCCTCATGGCCGTTATCGGCGGTCTGGAGCAGCACATCAACCCGGGCATGATCGCGACCCTGAACAAGCTGATCGAGGCGGCCGACGAGCAGTCCTTCCTGCTGGCCAAGGCGGTCATCAATTCACGGGCCATCGCCATTTTCGACCACCTGTACGAGAACCAGGGCGCGGGCGACATCCTCGTGGACGCCCTTGCCGAATCCCGCGACCCGGAAATTCTGGAAGAATTCCGGGACGCTCTGGCCGAAATCGGCGGCATCCGCGCCGAACAGGATCTGGACCGCCTGCCGGTTCTGACCGTTGCCACGCGCAAGGCCCTGGCCGCGGACGACTCGCGCTCCATGTGCGCCATGCACCGGGCCATCCTCACCGACCTCGGCTTCGATGCCTTCGTTGCCAGCAACGGCGAGGAAGCCTACGAGTTCATCGAACAGGGCGAGACGTTCGAAGTGATCATCACGGACATGAACATGCCGGTCATGGACGGCATGGAGCTGGTCGGCAAGATCCGCTCCACCCCGGGCATGGAAGACGTCCCGATCATCATGGTCACCACCGAGTCCGAGGCATCCCAACAGGGGCTGGCCTCCAAGACCGGCGTGACCGCCTTCATCACCAAGCCGTTCAAGCCGGACGACCTGAAGGCCAAGATCACCGAAGTCACCAGCTAG